One window of Cohnella hashimotonis genomic DNA carries:
- the ltrA gene encoding group II intron reverse transcriptase/maturase translates to MPSKRKWYSLIDKIWAKPNLEEAFREVKRNRGAAGIDRVTVKAYESKLEPNLEGLQLALRNKTYRSKPVKRVYIPKADGTQRPLGIPTVEDRVVQAAARRIIEPLFEAQFKDCSYGFRPGRSAHMALANIRKDLEAGYRYVIDADLKSYFDTIPHEKLIEKVRETIVDGSVLRLLESFLKAGIMEGGSFHLNETGTPQGGVISPLLANIYLHPLDEAMTARGHRMTRYADDFVICCKTAKGAERVLNSVVGLLEREMGLIIHPEKTKIVNSYKETFVFLGHAFKPGKRMVPSEKAMKRFKERVKEITRRNQTVKVEQIVKKRLNPYLRGWGNYFGTGDVLSRFRGLDAWIRRRIRAVQLRSWKKIRKLHREMRRRGWDNKDMPGLRMTAWRSSHSTYAQYAMPNEWFAEIGLCSLLERSQELRPQRG, encoded by the coding sequence GTGCCAAGCAAACGCAAATGGTACAGCCTCATCGACAAGATTTGGGCGAAGCCAAACCTGGAGGAAGCGTTCCGGGAGGTCAAGCGAAACCGCGGAGCGGCAGGGATCGATCGCGTGACCGTAAAGGCATACGAATCGAAGCTGGAGCCTAATCTAGAGGGGCTTCAGCTGGCGCTGCGAAACAAGACTTACCGGTCTAAGCCGGTAAAACGCGTGTATATCCCGAAAGCTGACGGGACGCAAAGACCGCTGGGCATTCCTACCGTGGAAGACCGAGTCGTGCAAGCGGCGGCAAGGCGTATCATAGAACCCCTATTCGAAGCGCAGTTCAAGGACTGCAGCTATGGATTCCGGCCGGGAAGAAGCGCGCATATGGCGCTGGCCAACATCCGCAAGGATCTGGAAGCAGGCTACCGGTACGTGATCGACGCCGACCTGAAGTCATACTTTGACACCATCCCGCATGAGAAGCTCATTGAAAAGGTGAGAGAGACCATCGTGGACGGCAGTGTACTGCGGTTGCTGGAGAGCTTCCTGAAGGCCGGGATCATGGAAGGCGGCAGCTTCCACCTGAACGAGACGGGGACGCCGCAGGGCGGGGTGATTAGTCCGCTTTTAGCGAACATCTATCTGCATCCGCTGGACGAAGCGATGACGGCGCGCGGACACCGAATGACGCGATATGCAGACGACTTCGTCATCTGTTGCAAAACGGCAAAAGGCGCTGAGCGTGTACTGAATTCGGTCGTGGGACTGCTGGAACGCGAGATGGGACTTATCATACACCCGGAGAAAACGAAAATCGTAAACAGCTACAAGGAAACATTCGTATTCCTGGGTCATGCGTTCAAGCCGGGAAAACGGATGGTGCCGTCGGAAAAAGCGATGAAGCGATTCAAAGAACGGGTGAAGGAGATCACGCGAAGAAACCAGACGGTGAAGGTCGAGCAGATCGTGAAGAAGCGACTAAACCCATACTTGCGGGGATGGGGGAACTACTTTGGGACGGGAGATGTGTTGAGCCGATTCCGAGGACTGGATGCCTGGATTCGAAGACGAATACGGGCCGTGCAACTAAGGAGTTGGAAGAAAATTCGCAAACTCCACCGGGAAATGAGGAGACGGGGATGGGACAATAAAGATATGCCCGGACTCCGAATGACGGCCTGGCGGAGCTCGCATTCCACCTATGCCCAATACGCAATGCCAAACGAATGGTTTGCCGAAATCGGACTATGCAGTTTGCTTGAGCGAAGCCAAGAACTGCGTCCCCAACGGGGATAA
- the folK gene encoding 2-amino-4-hydroxy-6-hydroxymethyldihydropteridine diphosphokinase translates to MMKLAYVALGANLGDRERSLAEALRRLNETPGIRVERVSGVYETDPVGYTDQPNFLNMAAALFTSLPPLELLRALLALELEMGRVREFRWGPRVIDLDLLSYENETFDSDELTLPHPRMGERAFVLAPLRDVWAPGEAFPWEAQLGPDTLEREGIRRLASGLEPRGL, encoded by the coding sequence ATGATGAAGCTGGCATATGTGGCGCTCGGCGCCAATCTTGGCGACCGGGAGCGGTCTCTCGCGGAGGCGCTGCGTCGTTTGAACGAGACGCCCGGCATCCGGGTGGAGCGCGTGTCCGGCGTGTACGAGACCGATCCGGTCGGCTATACGGACCAGCCGAATTTTTTGAATATGGCGGCGGCGCTATTCACGAGCCTGCCGCCTCTCGAGCTGCTGCGAGCGCTGCTCGCGCTCGAACTTGAGATGGGCCGGGTCCGCGAGTTTCGGTGGGGACCGCGGGTCATCGATCTGGATCTGCTGTCGTACGAGAATGAGACGTTCGATTCGGACGAGCTGACGCTCCCGCACCCCCGCATGGGGGAGCGGGCGTTCGTGCTTGCGCCGCTCCGGGACGTGTGGGCGCCCGGCGAGGCCTTCCCTTGGGAAGCGCAGCTCGGGCCGGATACGCTTGAGAGGGAAGGCATTCGCCGTCTGGCTTCCGGGTTGGAGCCGCGCGGCCTCTAG
- a CDS encoding anthranilate synthase component I family protein, protein MEARISLEKWRSWIEELTDADAAAGRGYNRLPYIEKHALAAGEDRVPLWRGAWEAAGEEAFVLESGKGGRYTFLGIRPSAVLVGRGDQAELRRRGGEGAREEAERLSGDPISVVREVMGRYRTPSDTGLPMFTGGTVGYWSYDVARALERLPQTAADELGLPDYAFLLIDELWIVDHEAGELYLAVHADPGDAKSEPAVAAAYARARAHAARMKADWDGFVAASAAPEAASALVSARGMLAEEGLALDVETFAKGLRTSFSKEAFEQAVRRIQQYIGQGDVFQVNLSLRQTMPVTASPEALYEWLRLINPSPYMGLLRLPGFSLVSASPELLVKRQGERVSMRPIAGTRRRGRTPEEDAAMADELLSSVKERAEHIMLVDLARNDLGRISAYGSVHVPELLTIERYSHVMHLVSQVEGRIAPGKDSLDVLAASFPGGTITGAPKIRTMEIIEELEPVRRGAYTGSIGWIDYAGNMEFNIIIRTMVAKDGLIHIQAGAGIVIDSDPEREFYECLNKAKALWKAVQYGERLSPDGTGADAKGDWT, encoded by the coding sequence TTGGAAGCGCGAATATCGTTGGAAAAATGGCGGTCGTGGATTGAAGAGTTGACGGATGCCGATGCGGCGGCCGGCCGCGGGTATAATCGTCTGCCTTACATAGAGAAGCATGCGTTGGCAGCAGGCGAAGATCGCGTACCGCTCTGGCGCGGCGCCTGGGAGGCGGCGGGCGAGGAAGCCTTCGTGCTGGAAAGCGGCAAAGGCGGCCGGTATACGTTTCTCGGCATCCGGCCTAGCGCGGTGCTGGTCGGACGGGGCGACCAAGCCGAGCTTAGGCGTCGCGGCGGCGAGGGCGCAAGAGAGGAGGCAGAGCGGCTGAGCGGAGACCCGATCTCGGTCGTGCGCGAGGTCATGGGCCGATATCGCACGCCGTCGGACACGGGGCTGCCGATGTTCACGGGCGGCACCGTCGGCTATTGGAGCTATGACGTCGCACGCGCGCTGGAGCGGCTTCCGCAGACGGCGGCGGACGAGCTGGGCCTGCCGGATTACGCGTTTTTGCTGATCGACGAGCTATGGATCGTCGATCACGAGGCGGGCGAGCTATACCTCGCCGTTCATGCGGATCCGGGCGATGCCAAGAGCGAACCGGCGGTTGCGGCCGCGTATGCCCGCGCACGCGCGCATGCGGCGCGGATGAAGGCGGACTGGGACGGGTTCGTTGCGGCATCCGCAGCACCCGAGGCCGCGTCGGCGCTGGTGTCGGCGCGCGGAATGCTCGCGGAGGAGGGCCTGGCGCTCGACGTTGAGACGTTCGCGAAGGGGCTGCGCACCTCCTTTTCCAAAGAAGCGTTCGAGCAGGCGGTTCGCCGCATCCAGCAGTACATCGGTCAAGGCGACGTCTTCCAGGTGAACCTGTCCCTCCGGCAGACGATGCCGGTGACGGCGAGCCCCGAAGCGCTCTATGAATGGCTGCGCCTCATTAATCCATCGCCTTACATGGGCTTGCTGCGGCTGCCCGGCTTCAGCCTCGTGTCGGCGTCGCCGGAGCTGCTGGTCAAGCGACAGGGAGAGCGCGTCAGCATGCGGCCCATCGCGGGCACGCGCAGGCGCGGTCGCACGCCGGAGGAGGACGCCGCAATGGCGGACGAGCTGCTCTCGAGCGTGAAGGAGCGCGCGGAGCATATCATGCTCGTCGATCTGGCGCGCAACGATCTCGGGCGCATCTCCGCCTACGGCTCGGTACACGTGCCGGAGCTGCTTACGATCGAGCGCTATTCGCACGTGATGCATCTCGTGTCGCAGGTCGAAGGACGGATCGCGCCCGGCAAGGACAGCCTCGACGTGCTGGCTGCCTCGTTTCCCGGAGGCACGATCACGGGCGCGCCCAAGATCCGCACGATGGAAATCATCGAGGAGCTTGAACCCGTGCGCAGAGGCGCTTATACAGGCTCGATCGGATGGATTGACTACGCGGGGAATATGGAATTTAATATAATTATCCGTACGATGGTGGCGAAGGACGGCCTCATCCATATCCAGGCCGGCGCCGGCATCGTCATCGATTCCGATCCCGAGCGGGAGTTCTACGAATGCCTGAACAAGGCCAAGGCGCTCTGGAAGGCTGTACAATATGGGGAACGGCTCAGCCCGGACGGGACGGGAGCCGACGCGAAGGGGGACTGGACATGA
- the greA gene encoding transcription elongation factor GreA gives MSEKEVLLTPDGLKKLEEELENLKSVKRREVAERIKVAIGYGDISENSEYEDAKNEQAFIEGRIITLEKMLRNARIINNDEIDLNTVSIGSTVVVEDLEFNETLEYTIVGTAESDPLKNKISNESPVGRAIIGKSKGTTVEVSVPAGIIQYKIVDIKR, from the coding sequence ATGAGCGAAAAAGAAGTGCTTCTGACCCCGGATGGGCTCAAGAAGCTCGAAGAGGAACTGGAGAACCTGAAGTCCGTCAAGCGCCGCGAGGTGGCCGAGCGGATCAAGGTTGCAATCGGTTACGGCGACATCAGCGAAAACTCGGAATACGAAGATGCCAAGAACGAACAGGCATTCATTGAAGGCCGCATCATCACGCTCGAGAAGATGTTGCGCAACGCTCGCATCATCAACAACGACGAGATCGATCTCAACACCGTGAGCATCGGCTCCACCGTCGTCGTCGAAGACCTCGAATTTAACGAGACGCTTGAATATACGATCGTCGGCACGGCCGAGTCCGACCCGCTGAAGAACAAGATCTCCAACGAGAGCCCTGTCGGACGCGCGATCATCGGCAAGTCGAAGGGCACGACCGTCGAAGTCAGCGTACCCGCGGGCATTATTCAATACAAGATCGTAGATATCAAAAGGTAA
- the dusB gene encoding tRNA dihydrouridine synthase DusB, with product MLKIGNVEMNNNVVLAPMAGVCNPAFRLIAKEFGCGLVCAEMVSDKAILHGNRRTLEMLFVDEREKPLSLQIFGGDRESLVEAVKFVDKNTNADIIDINMGCPVPKVTKCDAGARWLLDPAKIYEMVSYAVDAAEKPVTVKMRIGWDDEHIYAVENARAVERAGGAAVSVHGRTREQLYTGHANWDIIKDVKEAVSIPVIGNGDVFSPEDAERMLAHTGVDGVMIGRGALGNPWMLYRTVHYLTTGEKLPDPNPAEKMRIAMLHMDRLINLKGEGQAVREMRKHLAWYLKGLPDAARVKNEIMEMTRRADVARKLDEYVESLADLDAALQTEDGPVVVH from the coding sequence TTGCTGAAGATCGGCAATGTGGAGATGAATAACAACGTGGTGCTGGCGCCGATGGCGGGCGTTTGCAACCCAGCTTTTCGGCTGATCGCCAAGGAGTTCGGCTGCGGCCTCGTGTGCGCGGAGATGGTCAGCGACAAGGCGATTCTGCACGGCAATCGGCGAACGCTCGAGATGCTGTTCGTGGACGAGCGGGAGAAGCCGCTCAGCCTGCAGATCTTCGGCGGCGATCGCGAATCGCTCGTCGAGGCGGTCAAGTTCGTCGATAAGAATACGAACGCCGACATTATCGACATCAATATGGGTTGTCCCGTGCCAAAAGTCACGAAGTGCGACGCAGGCGCAAGGTGGCTGCTCGATCCGGCCAAGATTTACGAGATGGTTTCGTATGCGGTGGACGCGGCCGAGAAGCCAGTGACGGTCAAGATGCGGATCGGCTGGGATGACGAGCATATTTACGCGGTAGAAAACGCCCGGGCCGTCGAGCGCGCCGGCGGCGCGGCCGTCAGCGTGCATGGACGCACCAGGGAACAATTGTATACGGGTCACGCGAACTGGGATATCATAAAGGACGTCAAAGAGGCCGTTTCCATCCCGGTCATCGGGAACGGGGACGTTTTCTCGCCTGAAGACGCGGAGCGCATGCTCGCGCATACGGGCGTCGACGGCGTCATGATCGGCCGCGGCGCGCTGGGTAATCCGTGGATGCTGTATCGCACGGTCCACTATCTGACCACGGGAGAGAAGCTCCCGGACCCGAATCCCGCGGAGAAGATGCGCATCGCTATGCTGCACATGGACCGCTTGATCAACCTCAAAGGCGAGGGGCAAGCGGTACGCGAGATGCGGAAGCATCTGGCCTGGTATCTCAAGGGGCTGCCGGATGCCGCGCGCGTCAAAAACGAGATCATGGAAATGACGCGCCGCGCCGACGTCGCGCGCAAGCTCGACGAATACGTGGAGTCGCTGGCCGACCTCGACGCCGCCTTGCAGACCGAGGACGGGCCCGTCGTCGTGCATTGA
- the lysS gene encoding lysine--tRNA ligase codes for MSQDLEQHANAEPTAAELSEMLQIRRNKLDELRKLGIDPFGTKFDRTAAAGDILARLDAKSTEELDELAEEVSLAGRIMQKRSMGKASFAHIQDLTGKIQIYVRQDSVPEDQYKAFGILDIGDVIGIKGTVFKTRTGETSIKASELTVLTKSLLPLPDKFHGLKDVETRYRQRYVDLIVSPDVQKTFITRSRIIQSMRRYLDGRGYLEVETPTLHAIAGGAAAKPFITHHNALDMQLYMRIAIELHLKRLIVGGLEKVYEIGRVYRNEGMSTRHNPEFTMLELYEAYADYKDIMKLTEDLVVHLAEEVLGTTQIVYQGQEVNLSAPWRRESMTSLIQKAVGIDFTADMSDEEAHRLAKEHKVPVEPHMTFGHIVNAFFETFVEHTLIQPTFVTGHPVAISPLAKKNAEDPRFTDRFELFIVAREHANAFTELNDPIDQRQRFEAQLVEKEAGNDEAQDLDEDFIRALEYGLPPTGGLGIGIDRLIMLLTDAPSIRDVLLFPHMRGE; via the coding sequence ATGAGTCAAGATTTAGAACAACATGCAAATGCCGAACCCACCGCCGCCGAACTCAGCGAGATGCTGCAGATCCGCCGGAACAAGCTGGACGAGCTTCGCAAGCTGGGCATCGATCCGTTCGGCACGAAGTTCGACCGTACGGCTGCCGCGGGCGACATCCTGGCGCGCCTCGACGCCAAGTCGACCGAAGAGCTGGACGAGCTCGCCGAAGAAGTCAGCCTGGCGGGACGCATCATGCAGAAGCGTTCGATGGGCAAGGCTTCCTTTGCGCATATTCAGGACCTGACCGGCAAGATTCAGATCTACGTACGTCAGGATTCTGTGCCGGAAGACCAGTACAAGGCGTTCGGCATCCTCGATATCGGCGACGTCATCGGTATCAAAGGCACCGTATTCAAGACGCGTACCGGCGAGACTTCGATCAAGGCATCGGAGCTGACCGTGCTGACCAAGTCGCTGCTGCCGCTTCCGGACAAGTTCCATGGCCTCAAGGACGTAGAGACGCGCTATCGCCAGCGTTACGTAGACCTCATCGTCAGCCCCGACGTGCAAAAGACGTTTATCACGCGCTCGCGCATCATCCAGTCGATGCGGCGTTATCTGGACGGACGCGGCTACCTTGAAGTCGAGACGCCGACGCTGCACGCCATTGCCGGAGGCGCCGCAGCCAAGCCGTTTATTACGCACCATAATGCCCTGGACATGCAGCTGTATATGCGGATCGCGATCGAGCTTCACCTGAAGCGGCTCATCGTCGGCGGTTTGGAGAAGGTATACGAGATCGGCCGAGTCTATCGCAACGAAGGCATGTCGACGCGTCACAATCCGGAATTCACGATGCTCGAGCTGTATGAAGCATATGCGGATTACAAGGACATCATGAAGCTGACGGAGGACCTGGTCGTCCATCTGGCCGAAGAGGTGCTGGGCACGACGCAGATCGTCTATCAAGGGCAGGAGGTCAATCTGTCCGCGCCTTGGCGCAGGGAGTCGATGACCTCGCTCATCCAGAAGGCCGTAGGCATCGACTTTACGGCCGATATGAGCGACGAGGAAGCGCACCGCCTGGCGAAGGAGCACAAGGTGCCGGTGGAGCCTCATATGACGTTCGGCCATATCGTGAACGCCTTCTTCGAGACGTTTGTCGAGCATACGCTTATTCAGCCTACATTCGTGACGGGGCACCCGGTGGCCATTTCCCCGCTGGCGAAGAAGAACGCAGAAGATCCGCGCTTCACGGATCGCTTCGAGCTGTTCATCGTTGCCCGCGAGCATGCCAACGCCTTTACCGAGCTGAACGATCCGATCGACCAGCGCCAACGCTTCGAAGCGCAGCTGGTGGAGAAGGAAGCGGGCAACGACGAGGCGCAGGATCTCGACGAGGACTTCATCCGCGCGCTTGAGTACGGTTTGCCGCCTACCGGCGGTCTTGGCATCGGCATCGATCGTTTGATCATGCTGCTGACCGACGCGCCGTCCATCCGCGACGTGCTGCTCTTCCCGCATATGCGCGGTGAGTAA
- the pabA gene encoding aminodeoxychorismate/anthranilate synthase component II has translation MILVIDNYDSFTYNLVQYLGELGQDIVVKRNDEIDLDGIAALKPDHILISPGPCTPNEAGISLSLIDRFKGEIPIFGVCLGHQAIGQAFGGDVVRAPQLMHGKTSEMSHDGRTIFEGVPSPFTATRYHSLIVKRDTLPDCLEISAETDGEIMGLRHREYVVEGVQFHPESIMTDHGRTLLQNFLNYKSGLRQ, from the coding sequence ATGATTCTGGTCATCGACAATTACGATTCGTTTACTTATAACCTGGTGCAGTATCTGGGCGAGCTGGGACAAGACATCGTCGTCAAGCGCAACGACGAGATCGACCTGGACGGCATCGCGGCGCTTAAGCCCGATCACATCCTGATCTCGCCGGGACCTTGCACGCCGAACGAGGCGGGCATCAGCCTGTCCCTGATCGATCGCTTCAAAGGAGAGATTCCGATCTTCGGCGTCTGCCTCGGGCATCAGGCGATCGGACAGGCCTTCGGCGGCGACGTCGTACGCGCGCCGCAGCTCATGCACGGCAAGACAAGCGAGATGTCCCACGACGGTCGCACGATTTTCGAAGGCGTGCCTTCGCCGTTCACGGCGACGCGCTACCACTCGCTCATCGTGAAGCGCGATACGCTGCCCGACTGCCTGGAGATCAGTGCTGAGACGGACGGCGAGATCATGGGGCTGCGCCACAGGGAATACGTCGTCGAGGGCGTGCAGTTCCACCCCGAGTCGATCATGACGGACCATGGACGCACGCTGCTGCAAAATTTCTTGAACTACAAGTCGGGCTTGCGGCAATGA
- a CDS encoding copper amine oxidase N-terminal domain-containing protein — protein MHKRNKVRMFGLALLLAAGTAATSGGSAAQAATPKPIKLVVNGNEISAGTAAPYLDASGSVFVPLRMVSQLLKSYVDWDGAKKLVSVYAPNRTVKLTLGSKTAQLNDKSIALNAPALMKNNTVYVPVRFVAQSLGATVKWQSAQRAVTIDDGDPYAVGYAITMTPSMFWLDRKTGDLYQSDPSNSPAVKTGRLDFEQQEYLSLSVDKLGTGGFVVTVSDNYGEPHINVNYTTAYVKNKKLADQASVHYWQRMTPNVTSKGNQPVLTDGKTLRILKADGSTDKTYDLTKLGGLDEVYGVEGIGANYLLIRPNTTGLLTLVDPETGKKKELYELLDPADQEYAKLNDVPYHGDTFTVEGEHDGVIDLDYTSVKNGQHQKLSVKITDWL, from the coding sequence ATGCATAAGAGAAATAAAGTCCGGATGTTCGGGCTCGCCCTGCTGCTGGCAGCCGGAACCGCGGCGACGTCCGGCGGATCCGCGGCCCAAGCCGCAACCCCTAAGCCCATTAAACTCGTTGTCAACGGCAACGAGATCTCGGCCGGAACGGCGGCGCCTTATCTCGACGCCAGCGGCAGCGTCTTCGTTCCGCTTCGTATGGTCTCGCAGCTGCTCAAGTCTTATGTGGACTGGGACGGCGCCAAGAAGCTCGTGTCCGTTTACGCGCCCAACCGTACGGTAAAGCTGACGCTCGGCAGCAAGACTGCGCAGCTTAACGACAAATCCATCGCGCTGAACGCGCCGGCTCTCATGAAGAACAATACGGTATACGTGCCCGTCCGCTTCGTCGCGCAGTCGCTGGGCGCCACCGTGAAGTGGCAGAGCGCGCAGCGCGCGGTAACGATCGATGACGGCGATCCGTACGCCGTCGGATACGCGATTACGATGACGCCGTCGATGTTCTGGCTCGACAGGAAGACCGGCGACCTATATCAGTCCGATCCGTCCAACAGCCCGGCCGTGAAGACCGGCAGGCTCGATTTTGAACAGCAAGAGTATTTGAGCCTGTCCGTCGACAAGCTCGGTACCGGCGGATTCGTCGTCACGGTGTCCGATAATTATGGCGAACCGCATATCAACGTCAACTACACGACAGCCTACGTCAAAAACAAGAAGCTAGCCGACCAAGCCTCGGTCCATTACTGGCAGCGCATGACGCCGAACGTGACCAGCAAGGGCAACCAGCCGGTGCTGACCGACGGCAAAACGTTGCGGATTCTTAAAGCGGACGGGAGCACGGACAAGACCTACGACCTGACGAAGCTCGGCGGGCTGGACGAAGTTTACGGCGTGGAGGGCATCGGCGCAAACTACCTGCTCATCCGGCCGAACACGACAGGCTTGCTCACGCTGGTCGACCCGGAGACGGGCAAAAAGAAAGAGCTGTACGAGCTGCTCGACCCGGCGGATCAGGAATATGCCAAGCTGAACGACGTCCCCTACCACGGCGACACGTTCACGGTAGAAGGCGAGCATGACGGCGTTATCGATCTCGACTACACCAGCGTCAAGAACGGCCAACATCAGAAGCTTTCGGTTAAAATCACAGACTGGCTGTAA
- the folB gene encoding dihydroneopterin aldolase: protein MDTMKLKRMVFFGYHGVFPEENKLGQKYYVDLDMKLDLSRAAESDDVADTVNYAEVHALVKKIVEGPPVKLIEKLAASIATAVLGTYTIIHEVTVGVTKPNPPFDITFDGVTVELTRAR, encoded by the coding sequence ATGGATACGATGAAGCTGAAGCGCATGGTTTTTTTCGGATATCACGGCGTATTTCCCGAGGAGAACAAGCTCGGCCAGAAGTACTACGTGGACCTGGATATGAAGCTCGATCTGAGCCGCGCGGCCGAGAGCGACGACGTCGCCGATACGGTGAACTACGCGGAGGTCCATGCCCTGGTCAAGAAAATCGTGGAAGGCCCGCCAGTAAAGCTGATCGAAAAGCTGGCGGCGAGCATTGCAACGGCGGTACTCGGTACGTATACTATAATCCATGAAGTCACGGTAGGCGTGACGAAGCCGAATCCGCCCTTCGACATCACGTTCGACGGCGTTACGGTGGAGCTCACGCGTGCCAGATGA
- the folP gene encoding dihydropteroate synthase codes for MNPVFYHRHYRFDDGLELSLGERTLIMGILNVTPDSFSDGGRFDSVETAVRRAVEMAEEGADLIDIGGESTRPGHDPVTAEEEQRRILPVIEAVRRAVPLPISVDTYRADTAELALRAGAHLLNDIWGLKHDPRMAQVAANANAPIILMHNRKQRDYREFVPDVLADLRESVALAQAAGISDDRIWLDPGIGFAKDYDDNLELMGRLGELNALGYPVLLATSRKTFIRRTLELPADDVVEGTGATTSLGIAQGCQIVRVHDVRDMKRVAVMTDAIVYRQARSDEPTA; via the coding sequence ATGAATCCTGTCTTTTATCATAGACACTACCGGTTTGACGACGGTCTCGAGCTCTCGCTCGGCGAACGGACGTTGATCATGGGCATTCTGAACGTGACGCCCGACTCGTTCTCCGACGGCGGCCGGTTCGATTCGGTCGAGACGGCGGTTCGCCGCGCGGTCGAGATGGCCGAAGAAGGCGCGGACTTGATCGATATCGGCGGAGAGTCCACGCGTCCCGGACACGATCCCGTGACGGCGGAAGAAGAGCAACGGCGGATTCTGCCGGTCATCGAGGCGGTCCGCAGGGCAGTCCCGCTGCCGATTAGCGTCGACACGTACAGAGCCGACACGGCCGAGCTCGCGCTTCGGGCCGGCGCCCACCTTTTAAACGATATCTGGGGCCTGAAGCACGACCCTCGAATGGCACAAGTGGCGGCGAACGCCAACGCGCCGATCATCTTAATGCATAACCGCAAACAGCGGGATTACCGCGAATTCGTGCCTGACGTGCTGGCCGATTTACGGGAGAGCGTGGCGTTGGCCCAAGCGGCCGGCATTTCGGACGATCGCATCTGGCTGGATCCCGGCATCGGCTTCGCCAAAGATTACGATGATAACCTGGAGCTGATGGGCCGGCTCGGCGAGTTGAACGCATTAGGCTATCCCGTGCTGCTGGCAACTTCGCGCAAAACATTCATTCGACGTACGCTCGAGCTTCCCGCAGACGATGTCGTCGAAGGTACGGGCGCGACGACGTCGCTCGGCATCGCGCAAGGCTGCCAGATCGTGCGCGTACACGACGTGCGCGACATGAAGCGGGTGGCGGTAATGACAGACGCGATCGTATACCGTCAAGCCAGATCAGACGAACCGACAGCGTAA
- a CDS encoding aminotransferase class IV, with the protein MKLLLDGQLTDSREAVISVYDHGFLYGMGLFETFRTYGGRPWLLRRHAERLAEACAAMGISYGPDPDAMAAGVALLLEANGLADAYIRWSVSAGSGEVGLPAGEYEAPREIVYAKPLAADDPSTRPGKTLRLLRLRRTRPENGELRLKSFHYMNNIAAKRELRAGGASASTEGLFLNERDEVVEGLVSNVFWVRDGALYTPSLETGPLAGVTRAYVLEQASQAGLICHEGKYAWNDLLRADECFVTNSIQEIVPVVAVQEPDGQPARGPGGSDGFASNRADADAIDAAGAPGPWTRRLMTAYRAAAEKGDEA; encoded by the coding sequence ATGAAGCTGCTGCTGGACGGACAATTGACGGATAGCCGGGAAGCCGTGATCTCAGTCTACGATCACGGCTTCCTGTATGGGATGGGCCTGTTCGAGACGTTCCGCACCTACGGCGGCCGGCCATGGCTGCTTCGCAGGCATGCGGAGCGGCTTGCCGAAGCTTGCGCAGCGATGGGTATCTCGTATGGGCCGGACCCCGATGCAATGGCGGCAGGCGTTGCGCTGTTGCTCGAGGCGAACGGCCTCGCCGACGCTTATATCCGCTGGTCGGTGTCCGCCGGCAGCGGCGAAGTCGGCCTTCCCGCGGGCGAATACGAAGCGCCGCGTGAGATCGTCTACGCCAAACCGCTCGCCGCGGACGATCCCTCAACAAGGCCCGGCAAGACGCTGCGGCTTCTGCGCCTTCGGCGGACGCGTCCCGAGAACGGGGAGCTCCGGCTCAAGTCGTTCCACTATATGAACAATATCGCGGCGAAGCGGGAGCTTCGGGCCGGCGGCGCCTCGGCGAGCACCGAAGGATTGTTCCTGAACGAGCGGGACGAGGTCGTAGAAGGTCTGGTGAGCAATGTATTCTGGGTGAGGGACGGGGCGCTTTATACGCCGTCTCTCGAAACGGGGCCGCTCGCGGGCGTGACTCGGGCTTACGTGTTAGAGCAGGCCAGTCAAGCGGGTCTTATTTGCCATGAAGGCAAGTACGCATGGAACGATCTGCTGCGGGCGGACGAATGCTTCGTGACCAACTCGATCCAGGAGATCGTGCCAGTCGTCGCGGTGCAGGAACCGGACGGGCAGCCGGCACGCGGACCGGGCGGCAGCGACGGTTTCGCGTCGAATCGCGCCGATGCAGATGCCATTGATGCGGCGGGCGCCCCGGGCCCGTGGACCCGGAGGCTGATGACCGCCTACCGGGCGGCAGCGGAGAAAGGCGATGAAGCATGA